aAAATTTCATGAGTTTGATATGTGATGATGGAGGCTGTGATCTCCAAATATAAAGACTAAAAATAAGTATGATTTTAATACTAATCTCACCACCATTTTTTACAATGCCCACTTTCAAGTCTTTAGAACCTTTGAAAGAATGATACAGAACATCTGTATTTCCCCAAGTAGATCCAAAATTGTCGACATCTGCCATGCTGCCACATGTGGGTAGGTGATGAGGTTATAGCTGCATACACACGTGTAATATCTCACTGAACATCTTTGTAAGTCCTGGGTACAAGTGTTCACTCCTACAGACCTTGAAAAACATCTGCTGGGAGTAAAGATCTCTCTGCTGTAATTACAGTTGTGTTATCAGATCTATGGAAGTTATCAATTATTCCCTGATACCATTTAATATCCAGGTCACCTTCACATTCCCCACTTTTTTAACCACAGTACAACTGCAGTTCACACAtactctgtgtcctgttcttcatgCTCTTTTAACCTGGGATTgccatcatttctttttcccccagGATATCTGGGCTGGATATCTAAACATCAGATTGTGTTCCTATAATGATAAATAGTTTGTTTCTCTATTCCAAgctttataaaactttataaaagttttaaatgctttattaCACCAATGTTAACCATTTTTTTGGCAAGAACATGTCAGCATCATGTTATGTCTATCAAACTGCAGCCCAGCAGGAAGCCCGTAATGACACACTGTCCTGCTGTGAGTGATACTAAGTTGGATCTCTTGGTTTGGCTAGTGGTAGCCAGATTTCCTTTTCTggatttcagatttcctttccCCCTTGAATTAGTAGTGACCTATCAAGTGATGATTGTCAGCAGAGGAAATCATATTCCATGACAAATATGAGACACTAGTTGAATATTGATTGATCACTTTTGcctgaattcatttgttttattggGGTTTGTgaagatttttcagttttaactattctttttacttttcttaccTAACACTTTCTTGTACAAAATTTCAACATTTCAAATCGAGAAAAACtgtatttttccccctttaaaataGTGGAAGCCATAATTGCTTGCCTTTAATTATCAAAATTCTGTAGAGTTACTGTAATAATCAGCATCagtgggggaaaatatttttgttctctctctctctctctgtgcatcTATTACAATGGACTGGAGCATCTTTATTTACAATATGTGTTAGAAATGATTTGCTTTTgctcatttttgcttttgaagCAGAAATCTATGCAGCTATCACTAGTGAGACCCCTAGGTCTTTCAGACTTACCCTCATGAGTCTTTGCCCAAATTTTTGTTATTGGCATGAGTCAATGTCTAAGGCTGCAAGAATTCTTCCCCCATTCCAGATCTGGAATTTTGTGTCTCTTTATAGTGGAAAAGGGTATTTAGCATCCAAGATCTTGTCCATACAGTTGTTTCTTCTCAGAAATGccttaaaaaaaacttttcaggGTATAGAAATACTGAATCAAGGCAGGAGCACATGCACTGTAGCTAGTGACTGGAGTCACGATTGGGAGGCAGAGGGCTATGCAGACGCCACAAGGAGATTCTGCAGATCAGAGAAGTTACTGCCTATTATGCTGTCCCTTGACTGCAGAGCAATTaagtgattttcaaaatacctgcaGCCCTCAAGCTTGGGCAAGGGGATCCATTCGCAAGACGAGATCTCTGGTTGTAAAGACAACGTTGAACGATCCCTGTGCTCTCTGTTGGAGCTCCCTGGAGAGGGAGGATATACACTTCAGATTACAGACACTTGAGGAGAAGTTTAAATCTATTGGACTTCGGAAAATtgaggataagaaaaaaaaagaaaaaaaaaaaaaaccaccttttATAAAGAAGCACAGGGTAGAGAGATGCAGCCTAGACATTGATACAAGTGATGATCTGAAAGACAAAAGGCCAGAAGCTAACCAGCAAGTTTCAGGGTGGACACCTGTGCAGGTCAGGAAGCAGCTTGCCGTCGGTGTTAATGAAGTCACCAGAGCCCTGGAAAGGAGTGAACTGCTCTTAGTTTTAGTGTGTAAGTCAGCCAAGCCTGCCACCATCACCTCACACTTGATTCAGGTAAGTGTAAGCAGAATTGTTCCTGCCTGTCAGGTTCCCCGCCTCAGTGAGACACTCGCCCCTGTCACTGGCTTAAAATGGGTGCTAGCGCTGGGATTCAAAAAGCACACCACTGACTTCGTGGATGAAGTAAAAGCTATCATTCCCAGAGTTCCCAGTTTAACTCTACCATGGCTTCAAGACAGAAGTGAAGATTCTGGAGACAATTTAGAGCCTGAATCTTTGGGAAGCCAAGACAAAGAGACTTTGGAAACTTCATTTGAAGACCTCTCAAAGCACAAGAGAAAACTTGGTCAGCAAGTCTCTCTATCTTTACAGCctcttaaaataaagaaactgattcCTAACCCTAATAAGATAAGGAAACCacccaaaagtaaaaaaaaaaaaaaaaaaaaaaaactacttcaaAGTAATCCTGTATAAACTTTTCATTTCATGCAATTTATAAAAGGACACCTTGTAATGAAGCCTTGAAACAAATAAggtgaaaaatatttatgtaaaaaaaaaaaaaagaaaaagaaatactgaatCAATATTGAAAAAGAATATTGCtacttaatgttattttttttcacttcaaatttcatattatagttttttaaaattcagtttcttttactttgacattttgttttcatattagcATCAGCATTTAGTAGAATCTGATACCTTCTATCATGTCCATGGCAGGTAGAATGTCATCCTTATCTCAACCAGAGGAAACTGCTGGACTTCTGCACGTCAAAAGACATTGTTCTGGTTGCCTATGGTGCTCTGGGAAGTTGCCGAAGCAAATGGTAATAAGGACAAGAAGCTCACCTAAAACACCATCGTTGACGAAGTACTTTTAGTCCTATAATAtcgttttctttcttccttcctccctttctttctctccccctccatgtactgaggattgaactcaagggctcTCTACCTCTGATC
This genomic stretch from Sciurus carolinensis chromosome 12, mSciCar1.2, whole genome shotgun sequence harbors:
- the LOC124961965 gene encoding ribonuclease P protein subunit p38-like, coding for MQTPQGDSADQRSYCLLCCPLTAEQLSDFQNTCSPQAWARGSIRKTRSLVVKTTLNDPCALCWSSLEREDIHFRLQTLEEKFKSIGLRKIEDKKKKEKKKKPPFIKKHRVERCSLDIDTSDDLKDKRPEANQQVSGWTPVQVRKQLAVGVNEVTRALERSELLLVLVCKSAKPATITSHLIQVSVSRIVPACQVPRLSETLAPVTGLKWVLALGFKKHTTDFVDEVKAIIPRVPSLTLPWLQDRSEDSGDNLEPESLGSQDKETLETSFEDLSKHKRKLGQQVSLSLQPLKIKKLIPNPNKIRKPPKSKKKKKKKKLLQSNPV